A window from Sphingobacterium hotanense encodes these proteins:
- a CDS encoding BamA/TamA family outer membrane protein, which produces MMAAFRLVSIKNLLVICLLLGMLKSNAQQTDSITTVIASEYDQVGAVHRFWLGDSYRKLYNTPVRMRVMDLSKEKGGLQIVKLGGGMQTQSLRLADPKGVEWVLRSIQKYPERSLPESLRKTIAKDIVQDQIAIAHPFGALTVPTFNRALKIPHSAPELVYVADDPALGEYRPIFKNRPYMFEARMPFENEKTDNTAKVIEKLLEDNDTKVDQKLTARARLLDFVLGDWDRHEDNWRWDPEKKKGKKTYSPVPRDRDKVYYKTSGIFPILLSYQWLKANVQPFSPHIRNVAHWNFNARHFDRFFINHLDREGWQEQVKQIQQVMSDSLIHQAMLQMPDTIVKLSAAELETNIRSRRDELAATVDEYYMTLAKVVDIPLSAKREFVDIDYNSDGSITLDVHNKKKDGTEGARIMKRRFLPSETKEVRIYGIAGEDEYKVHGSGQSPIKIRLIGGKSHDLFAASNSFGKGNQLYIYDNKADTANSYDNMSMAKFRLKKDTAVHAYQYDNFVYDRQGVLVNLNYGVDRGLIFGLGYLIENQGFRKSPYAYRYEFLANYLTGRQSFILEYKGDIKKLVGEQDLQIHMRALGPFNQSNFFGYGNNTEYLKDEEHEISFYRNRYDYVNADIFLGYEAFKNARLFYGSSSELYHSKADKNEERFFHGFNQTHPGEDIFGTKFFTGLAAGFDFDTRDNKANAKKGLRLFTRLDWKAELAGQQRRYTALESSLSLYKTVFNDYLTLANRTGMQTVFGDPYFYQHAQIGGEMSLRGFNSQRFTGKTALYNNLDARLKLANFSSYLLPGTVGLIGFYDIGRVWMPNEKSDSWHMGAGGGFYFMPGDLMIIQAVVGASKEAVLPYIRIGLSF; this is translated from the coding sequence ATGATGGCAGCATTCAGGCTCGTATCTATCAAGAATCTATTGGTTATATGCCTATTGTTAGGCATGTTGAAAAGTAATGCCCAGCAGACAGACAGCATAACGACGGTTATCGCATCAGAATATGACCAGGTCGGCGCGGTACATCGTTTTTGGTTAGGCGATAGTTATCGAAAGCTCTACAATACGCCAGTGAGGATGCGTGTTATGGATCTGTCGAAGGAAAAAGGAGGCCTGCAAATCGTGAAGCTTGGCGGAGGGATGCAAACACAATCCTTACGACTTGCTGATCCTAAGGGTGTAGAATGGGTGCTCCGCTCTATTCAGAAATATCCTGAACGAAGCCTTCCCGAGAGTCTTCGAAAAACCATCGCTAAAGACATTGTACAAGATCAGATAGCCATCGCGCATCCGTTCGGAGCATTGACCGTCCCTACGTTCAATCGGGCGCTGAAGATTCCACATTCTGCCCCTGAATTAGTTTATGTAGCGGATGACCCCGCACTTGGTGAATACCGGCCGATCTTTAAGAACAGACCTTACATGTTCGAGGCGAGAATGCCTTTCGAAAATGAAAAGACAGACAATACGGCGAAGGTAATTGAAAAGCTGTTGGAAGATAATGATACTAAAGTTGACCAGAAACTGACTGCAAGAGCGAGGCTCTTAGATTTTGTGCTGGGCGATTGGGACAGACACGAGGATAACTGGCGCTGGGATCCTGAGAAGAAAAAGGGTAAGAAAACCTATAGCCCGGTTCCGCGCGATCGGGATAAGGTTTACTATAAAACTTCTGGTATATTCCCCATTCTGTTGTCTTATCAATGGTTGAAGGCTAATGTGCAGCCCTTTAGTCCGCATATCCGCAATGTTGCGCATTGGAATTTTAATGCCCGACATTTCGACCGATTCTTTATTAATCACCTAGATAGGGAGGGATGGCAAGAGCAGGTGAAGCAGATTCAACAGGTAATGTCGGATTCATTGATTCATCAAGCAATGTTGCAGATGCCGGATACGATTGTGAAGCTCAGTGCTGCCGAGTTAGAGACGAATATCCGCTCGCGTCGCGACGAGCTTGCGGCAACCGTCGATGAATATTATATGACGCTTGCGAAGGTTGTGGACATTCCGCTATCAGCGAAGCGTGAATTTGTCGATATCGACTATAACAGCGATGGCAGTATCACGCTGGATGTGCACAACAAGAAGAAAGATGGCACCGAGGGTGCCAGAATCATGAAAAGACGTTTCTTGCCTTCGGAAACGAAAGAGGTAAGAATTTACGGTATTGCCGGTGAAGATGAATATAAAGTCCATGGGAGCGGACAATCGCCTATTAAGATACGCCTGATCGGAGGGAAGTCACACGACTTATTTGCTGCTAGCAATAGCTTTGGCAAAGGGAACCAACTCTATATCTACGATAATAAAGCCGATACAGCGAATAGCTATGACAATATGAGCATGGCGAAGTTTCGTTTGAAAAAGGATACGGCCGTACATGCATATCAGTATGACAATTTTGTGTATGACCGCCAGGGGGTCTTAGTCAATCTCAATTATGGCGTGGATAGAGGTCTCATTTTTGGTCTTGGATACCTGATCGAAAATCAAGGCTTTCGTAAAAGCCCCTACGCTTATCGGTATGAGTTTTTGGCAAATTACCTAACAGGCCGCCAATCGTTCATATTAGAATACAAGGGAGATATTAAAAAACTCGTAGGGGAGCAGGACTTGCAAATTCATATGCGTGCTTTAGGGCCATTCAATCAAAGTAACTTCTTTGGGTATGGTAATAACACCGAATATCTAAAAGATGAAGAGCATGAGATTTCTTTCTACAGGAACCGATATGATTACGTGAATGCAGATATATTCCTAGGATACGAAGCGTTCAAAAATGCACGCTTATTTTATGGTTCTTCATCGGAGCTGTATCACAGTAAAGCTGATAAAAATGAAGAACGGTTCTTTCATGGTTTTAATCAGACCCATCCGGGAGAAGATATCTTCGGAACAAAATTCTTTACCGGGCTGGCTGCGGGATTCGATTTTGATACACGCGATAATAAAGCCAATGCGAAGAAAGGTTTGCGCTTATTCACGCGTTTGGATTGGAAAGCCGAGCTTGCTGGTCAACAAAGACGATATACTGCTTTAGAGAGCTCCTTAAGCCTTTATAAAACGGTCTTCAATGATTATCTGACACTAGCAAACCGCACAGGCATGCAAACCGTATTCGGCGATCCTTATTTTTATCAGCATGCGCAGATAGGAGGAGAGATGAGTCTACGCGGATTCAACTCTCAACGTTTCACCGGGAAAACAGCGCTGTATAACAATTTGGATGCTCGATTAAAGTTGGCAAACTTTAGTTCCTACTTACTTCCAGGAACGGTTGGTCTGATTGGTTTTTATGATATCGGTAGAGTTTGGATGCCGAACGAGAAGTCCGACAGCTGGCATATGGGTGCCGGCGGTGGGTTCTACTTTATGCCTGGCGACCTCATGATTATTCAAGCGGTTGTAGGTGCTAGTAAAGAAGCGGTATTGCCTTATATCCGTATTGGACTGTCATTCTAA
- a CDS encoding carbohydrate kinase family protein encodes MEKKTRSGILAAGSWILDEVKVIDKFPEEQSLVNILDEYISNGGSAYNILTDLTQLGASFPLEGLGLVGIDFHGIRIVDHCKQIGIDTQQIAMIPNVSTSYTTVVSVKPTGKRTFFHHRGASAQLCPRHFDFQKSNARIFHLGYLLLLDKLDEIKEDGRTDASHLLEKAKNAGLNTSIDLVSEDSDRFQSVVPSSLPYVDYLFLNEFEASKLSGINLMNIEEPQQMQDRCQEVCDYLFNLGVNQWIVIHYPAGVYAAQRNGASLFQPSVRLKPEQIIGSNGAGDALAAAILYGIHEEWSMEDSLKLGVCAAAASLTHVTCSDGILDLQGCLELGEQYGYRAVE; translated from the coding sequence ATGGAAAAAAAGACACGATCGGGTATTCTTGCAGCAGGAAGTTGGATTCTGGACGAGGTGAAAGTAATCGATAAGTTTCCGGAAGAACAATCGCTTGTTAACATCCTGGATGAATATATCAGCAATGGAGGTTCTGCCTACAATATTCTTACCGACCTGACACAGCTCGGTGCGAGTTTTCCACTAGAAGGATTAGGACTCGTAGGCATTGATTTCCACGGCATCCGCATTGTCGATCATTGTAAACAGATTGGCATTGATACCCAACAAATTGCCATGATACCCAATGTGTCCACCTCCTATACCACCGTCGTATCTGTAAAACCAACAGGTAAGCGCACTTTCTTTCATCATCGAGGTGCAAGCGCGCAACTCTGTCCACGACATTTTGATTTTCAGAAGTCAAATGCTCGCATTTTTCATCTAGGCTATTTACTACTCTTGGACAAATTGGATGAGATCAAAGAAGATGGCCGTACCGATGCATCACATCTATTAGAAAAAGCGAAAAATGCTGGTCTCAATACCTCGATAGATTTAGTTAGTGAAGATTCCGACAGATTTCAATCGGTCGTTCCAAGCTCGTTACCCTATGTTGACTACCTTTTCCTAAACGAATTCGAAGCCAGCAAGCTCTCCGGGATCAACTTGATGAATATCGAAGAACCGCAGCAGATGCAAGATCGTTGTCAGGAGGTTTGCGATTATTTGTTTAATCTCGGCGTAAATCAATGGATCGTTATTCATTATCCAGCGGGCGTATATGCTGCACAACGAAACGGCGCGAGCCTATTTCAGCCCAGCGTTAGATTAAAGCCTGAGCAGATTATCGGAAGCAATGGCGCAGGTGATGCGCTAGCAGCAGCCATCCTTTATGGCATCCACGAAGAGTGGTCAATGGAAGACAGTCTTAAGCTCGGTGTTTGTGCAGCAGCAGCCAGTCTGACCCATGTAACCTGTTCCGATGGCATATTAGACCTACAGGGCTGTCTCGAGCTAGGCGAACAGTACGGTTACCGCGCTGTAGAATAA
- a CDS encoding Gfo/Idh/MocA family protein: MKTVNVGIIGGGLMGKEAASAFGRWFALKDFPVQVQLTAVCDIDQQALSWYKQISSVSLLTTDYKELIHSDLVDVVYIAVPHHMHESLYIDILQAGKDLLGEKPFGIDLAAARRIANVANQEGRFARCSSEMPFFPGPQRVVSEVKSGRLGRIIEIKAGFLHASDMNPNKPINWKRQSAYCGEIGVMGDLGIHALHIPLRLGWKPQSLYAHLQKIITERPDGKGGIASADTWNNATLSTRVQMENGETVPMLLEMKRLAPGETNTWFIEVLGTEGGIRYSTKDVKALWTYNWNEGKEQSWQRVDLGFEVPFPTVTGGIFEPGFPDVFQQMLAAYFAEREGQLAGRFGCVTLEEAIASHEVFAAALASHANNKTVVLEQEVAVN, encoded by the coding sequence ATGAAAACGGTAAATGTCGGTATTATCGGCGGAGGCTTAATGGGCAAAGAGGCCGCCAGTGCATTTGGAAGATGGTTTGCTTTAAAAGACTTTCCTGTTCAGGTTCAATTGACCGCAGTATGCGATATTGATCAACAGGCTTTAAGCTGGTATAAGCAGATAAGTAGCGTCTCGCTATTGACGACGGACTACAAGGAGCTAATTCATAGCGACCTGGTCGACGTGGTCTACATTGCTGTGCCCCATCATATGCACGAATCGCTGTACATCGACATCCTGCAGGCAGGAAAAGATCTATTGGGTGAAAAGCCCTTTGGGATCGATCTTGCTGCAGCGAGAAGAATTGCCAACGTCGCAAACCAAGAGGGTCGGTTTGCACGATGCAGCTCTGAAATGCCGTTTTTTCCTGGACCACAACGCGTCGTATCGGAAGTAAAATCCGGACGACTAGGAAGAATTATAGAAATTAAAGCTGGCTTTCTGCATGCCAGCGACATGAACCCCAACAAGCCCATCAATTGGAAGCGACAGTCTGCCTATTGTGGCGAAATTGGTGTAATGGGCGACTTGGGCATACATGCACTCCATATCCCCCTTAGATTGGGTTGGAAACCACAATCGCTATATGCACATTTACAAAAAATCATCACCGAAAGACCAGATGGCAAGGGCGGTATAGCAAGTGCCGACACCTGGAACAACGCCACATTGAGCACGCGCGTGCAGATGGAAAATGGCGAAACAGTGCCAATGTTATTAGAGATGAAACGCCTCGCTCCCGGCGAAACAAATACTTGGTTTATTGAAGTATTAGGTACGGAAGGTGGTATTCGTTATAGCACAAAAGATGTCAAAGCGCTGTGGACCTATAATTGGAACGAAGGCAAAGAGCAATCCTGGCAGCGTGTAGACTTAGGATTTGAAGTGCCCTTTCCAACTGTAACCGGCGGCATCTTTGAACCCGGATTTCCGGACGTCTTCCAACAGATGCTTGCAGCTTACTTCGCCGAACGCGAGGGGCAATTAGCTGGGCGATTTGGCTGTGTAACCTTAGAGGAAGCCATTGCAAGCCATGAGGTTTTCGCCGCAGCCTTAGCATCACATGCAAACAATAAGACAGTCGTATTAGAACAGGAAGTCGCGGTAAATTAA
- a CDS encoding class I fructose-bisphosphate aldolase, with protein MKLYRLNRLFNNESGNCFDVAIDHGFFNEYAFLNGIEDVEKAVEVLVDAAPDAIQLTVGQANYLQRIPGRHKPSLVLRTDVANVYGKQLPRSLFSRMIENPVEQALRLDATCVVVNLFSIPDEPEVTDQCIQNILKIKPEAERYGMPLMVEPLVFRPNNEAGGYMVNGDPEKIIPLVRQGVELGADIIKADPTDDVSIYHKVVEVAGDIPVLVRGGGKASDQEILDRTYQLMQQGVCGIVYGRNVIQHANPAGMTRALMEIVHRGAKPEDVISLLKDGI; from the coding sequence ATGAAATTATATCGCTTAAATCGACTATTTAACAACGAGTCGGGCAACTGCTTTGACGTCGCTATTGATCATGGCTTTTTTAACGAATATGCTTTCCTGAATGGAATCGAAGACGTAGAAAAAGCCGTTGAAGTGCTCGTTGATGCCGCTCCAGATGCTATTCAACTGACCGTCGGACAAGCAAATTACCTGCAAAGAATCCCTGGTCGTCATAAACCTTCGCTGGTGCTGAGAACGGACGTTGCAAATGTTTATGGAAAACAACTTCCACGCAGCCTGTTCAGTAGAATGATTGAAAACCCGGTAGAGCAAGCCCTTCGCTTAGATGCTACCTGTGTAGTGGTCAATTTATTTAGTATCCCTGATGAACCAGAAGTGACCGACCAATGTATACAGAATATATTGAAGATTAAACCCGAAGCCGAACGCTACGGGATGCCATTAATGGTCGAGCCGTTGGTCTTTCGTCCGAATAACGAAGCAGGCGGTTATATGGTCAATGGCGATCCAGAGAAAATAATCCCTTTAGTTCGTCAAGGCGTAGAATTAGGTGCTGACATTATCAAAGCCGATCCTACGGACGATGTGTCGATCTACCATAAGGTTGTCGAAGTAGCGGGCGATATCCCGGTGCTTGTGCGCGGCGGAGGGAAAGCCAGCGATCAGGAAATATTAGATCGCACCTATCAATTGATGCAACAAGGCGTTTGCGGAATTGTATATGGAAGGAATGTGATTCAACATGCTAACCCCGCAGGCATGACGCGCGCTTTAATGGAAATTGTACACCGTGGCGCAAAACCAGAAGATGTTATTAGCTTATTAAAAGACGGAATATGA
- a CDS encoding PIG-L deacetylase family protein, whose amino-acid sequence MTNTNKTVLAIVAHPDDAEISCAGTLALLKDKGWNVVMATMTPGDCGTTVHSRAEISKIRKQEAADAAAMLDADYHCLECNDVFVMYDRETIVKAIALIRKTKPSVVITMSPSCYMVDHEMTSKIIQTACFSAGIMNIETEGLEPYFYTPHLYYVDAMEGKDRFGKPVEPGLIVDISSKIQLKEDMLACHASQRNWLRDHHGMDEYIIAMKSFGEKRGKEINASYGEGYRQHLGHAYPQNNILKEELGDLVHER is encoded by the coding sequence ATGACGAACACAAATAAAACGGTATTAGCCATCGTAGCACATCCTGATGATGCAGAAATCAGCTGCGCAGGAACTTTAGCGCTCTTGAAAGACAAGGGTTGGAATGTTGTGATGGCGACTATGACGCCAGGAGACTGTGGTACGACAGTACATTCAAGAGCAGAAATAAGCAAGATCCGAAAGCAAGAAGCCGCAGATGCCGCTGCGATGCTGGATGCAGACTATCATTGCTTGGAATGCAACGATGTATTCGTCATGTACGACAGAGAAACCATCGTCAAGGCCATCGCTTTAATTCGTAAAACGAAGCCGAGCGTCGTTATTACCATGAGTCCATCTTGTTACATGGTCGACCATGAAATGACCAGTAAGATTATTCAAACAGCCTGCTTTAGTGCCGGAATAATGAATATTGAAACAGAAGGCCTAGAGCCCTATTTCTATACACCACATCTTTATTATGTGGATGCTATGGAAGGAAAAGACCGCTTTGGAAAACCCGTAGAGCCGGGATTGATCGTCGACATCTCTTCCAAAATCCAACTGAAAGAAGATATGCTGGCTTGCCATGCCTCCCAAAGAAATTGGCTCCGCGATCATCATGGAATGGATGAATACATTATCGCCATGAAAAGCTTTGGAGAGAAAAGAGGAAAAGAAATTAACGCAAGTTACGGCGAAGGATATCGACAGCATTTGGGCCATGCCTATCCGCAGAACAATATCTTAAAAGAGGAGCTCGGCGACTTAGTCCATGAGCGTTAA
- a CDS encoding sugar phosphate isomerase family, whose translation MRKNSMLAEGWWDYTTIDEQIMRDAAQLTAEDILQLSRPGFQVIFHDTLESFYLAEALQYIEAWQQATASSPAGICGPIGPTEQLPLVAQLVNSLNISLKNCHFWGMDEWYENGTEVPATHPLSFVKANNDMLFNHIKPELRMPDENIHYPLASSLAEYTKSFDEFRCVTMQGGQGDAKHWAFNDPLQRSGKYADNPPTVEEYRSLSARIVDLHPITLMQNARTSGGGYVVGVPQQATTVGPVETWKAERVSIWQAGNHDNAFGMRLTPFMISKSIVDTAVPMSLLADHPNVEFHYYRPAIKSVTTEMH comes from the coding sequence ATGAGAAAAAACAGCATGTTGGCCGAAGGCTGGTGGGATTATACGACCATCGATGAACAGATTATGCGCGATGCTGCACAATTGACGGCAGAAGATATTTTACAGCTTTCCAGACCAGGATTCCAAGTGATTTTCCACGATACATTAGAGTCTTTTTACCTGGCGGAGGCACTGCAATACATTGAGGCCTGGCAACAAGCCACAGCCTCCTCTCCTGCTGGAATTTGCGGACCCATTGGGCCGACCGAACAGCTACCTTTAGTTGCTCAACTGGTAAACAGCTTGAATATCTCCCTAAAGAACTGTCATTTCTGGGGAATGGATGAGTGGTATGAAAACGGCACGGAAGTTCCAGCTACGCATCCCTTATCCTTCGTGAAAGCAAATAACGATATGCTGTTCAACCATATCAAGCCGGAACTGCGCATGCCAGATGAAAATATTCATTATCCTTTGGCGTCGAGTTTGGCGGAATACACCAAAAGCTTTGATGAATTTCGCTGCGTGACGATGCAAGGTGGACAGGGCGATGCCAAACATTGGGCATTCAACGATCCACTACAGCGCAGTGGAAAATATGCTGATAATCCTCCAACCGTAGAAGAGTATAGAAGCCTGAGTGCGAGAATTGTCGACCTCCATCCAATTACGTTGATGCAGAATGCCAGAACTTCCGGAGGTGGTTATGTTGTCGGTGTACCGCAACAAGCGACGACCGTAGGACCTGTTGAAACATGGAAAGCCGAGCGTGTATCCATCTGGCAAGCCGGAAATCATGATAATGCTTTCGGCATGCGCCTGACACCATTTATGATATCCAAAAGCATTGTCGACACCGCCGTTCCTATGTCCCTATTAGCCGATCACCCGAACGTAGAATTTCATTACTACCGTCCGGCAATTAAATCTGTAACAACCGAAATGCACTAA
- a CDS encoding Gfo/Idh/MocA family protein, with amino-acid sequence MEKENNKVRVLVVGCGNMGASHAWAYHKMDGFEICGIVSRGKSKEVLNEKMGNIYPLFDDFETALAATKPDAVCISTYPDTHEEYAVKSMEAGAHVFVEKPIASSVKGAEHVQEVALKTGKKLVVGYILRHHPSWIKFVEMSSDLGKPLVMRMNLNQQSDTAMWTLHRNLMASLSPIVDCGVHYIDVMCQMTRSKPTQVYAIGARLTDEIPADNYNYGNLQIRFEDGSVGWYEAGWGPMVSETAFFVKDVVGPKGSVSIVAKEAGGTGKSGSIEAHTKTESILRHHSALDENEKFALEDEWLDLTDEPDHQGLCDREQAYFLKAIKEDIDLSDHMEDAVNSLRIAFAADESVKTGQVVRL; translated from the coding sequence ATGGAAAAGGAAAACAATAAAGTGCGTGTGCTGGTCGTAGGATGTGGCAACATGGGCGCCTCACATGCTTGGGCATACCATAAAATGGATGGCTTTGAAATATGCGGCATTGTATCCCGAGGGAAAAGCAAAGAAGTGCTGAACGAGAAAATGGGCAATATTTATCCACTATTTGACGATTTTGAAACTGCTTTAGCGGCAACCAAACCCGATGCGGTCTGTATATCGACTTATCCAGACACGCATGAAGAATATGCAGTGAAATCTATGGAGGCCGGAGCACATGTCTTTGTCGAAAAACCAATTGCAAGTTCGGTTAAAGGGGCAGAGCATGTACAGGAAGTAGCATTAAAGACCGGAAAGAAACTCGTCGTCGGTTATATTCTAAGACACCATCCTTCCTGGATCAAATTTGTAGAGATGTCGTCTGACCTCGGCAAGCCATTGGTAATGCGCATGAACCTGAACCAACAGAGCGATACAGCGATGTGGACCTTGCACCGAAACCTCATGGCAAGCTTAAGTCCGATTGTAGACTGTGGTGTGCATTATATTGATGTGATGTGTCAAATGACCCGTTCTAAACCTACGCAAGTATATGCAATTGGGGCTAGACTGACGGATGAAATACCGGCAGACAACTATAACTACGGCAACCTCCAAATTCGTTTCGAAGATGGTTCGGTAGGTTGGTACGAGGCGGGTTGGGGACCAATGGTATCCGAAACAGCCTTCTTTGTGAAAGATGTGGTAGGTCCGAAAGGTTCTGTATCCATCGTTGCAAAAGAAGCCGGCGGAACGGGCAAGTCAGGATCCATCGAAGCACATACGAAGACGGAATCCATATTACGCCATCATTCGGCACTCGATGAGAACGAAAAATTCGCCCTAGAAGACGAATGGCTCGACTTGACCGATGAGCCGGATCATCAAGGCTTATGCGATCGCGAGCAGGCTTATTTCTTAAAAGCGATAAAAGAAGACATCGACCTGAGCGATCACATGGAAGATGCTGTAAATAGCTTAAGAATCGCTTTTGCCGCGGATGAGTCGGTGAAGACAGGGCAAGTGGTTCGCTTATAA
- a CDS encoding 3-keto-disaccharide hydrolase — translation MKTILSVLSLALLLVSNQAMAQCEQLFNGKDLSGWTIHGTEKWYVENKELVCESGPDKGYGYLSTNSPYKDFELSVQFKLEANGNSGVFIRSDIEGVKIKGWQVEVAPPGLHTGGIYESYGRGWLIKPTEEAQKALSPDGWNTMKILAKGNKITTWLNDKQMVQLDDEKIGQAKGFIALQIHDGGGIKVRWRDICIKEL, via the coding sequence ATGAAAACGATACTTTCCGTGCTCAGCCTAGCGTTGCTACTTGTGAGCAACCAAGCGATGGCACAGTGCGAGCAACTTTTTAATGGCAAAGACCTTAGCGGTTGGACTATTCATGGAACCGAGAAATGGTATGTGGAAAATAAAGAACTTGTTTGCGAAAGCGGACCAGACAAAGGCTACGGTTATTTATCGACCAATAGCCCATACAAAGACTTTGAACTATCGGTTCAATTCAAATTAGAAGCCAATGGAAACTCGGGGGTATTCATCCGCTCCGACATCGAAGGTGTCAAGATCAAAGGTTGGCAAGTGGAAGTAGCCCCGCCGGGACTACATACCGGCGGTATCTATGAATCCTATGGTCGAGGCTGGTTAATCAAGCCTACGGAAGAAGCGCAAAAAGCATTAAGCCCCGACGGCTGGAATACCATGAAAATCTTGGCCAAGGGAAATAAGATTACTACTTGGCTGAACGACAAGCAAATGGTACAATTAGATGATGAGAAGATCGGTCAAGCGAAGGGTTTTATTGCACTTCAGATCCACGACGGAGGAGGTATTAAAGTAAGATGGAGAGACATCTGTATTAAAGAACTATAA
- a CDS encoding 3-keto-disaccharide hydrolase, whose product MRKLFGIACLFIMLSSTALAHTDPKKETDGEKPKPKTIQLFNKKNLDGWYIFIQDRGRNQDPKGVFTINDGILRISGEEWGCITTDEEYENYKLIMEFKWGEMTFGSRKNAARDNGLLFHSVGEDGGYSGIWMRSIECNIIEGGVGDFIVVGDGTDAFSITSPVAKERHGTTPVYQKGGELVTVNKGRINWWGRDPNWKDVLGFRGAKDVDKPVGEWNKLECVVKGDKIDIYVNGKLVNQAINVRPSKGKIQVQSEGAEMFVRRLDMIPLKAGKI is encoded by the coding sequence ATGAGAAAATTATTCGGAATAGCATGTCTATTCATCATGCTCAGTTCAACGGCATTAGCCCACACAGATCCCAAGAAAGAAACCGACGGCGAAAAGCCTAAACCGAAAACCATTCAATTGTTCAACAAGAAGAATCTTGACGGTTGGTATATCTTTATTCAAGATCGGGGCAGAAACCAAGATCCAAAGGGTGTATTCACCATCAATGATGGAATTCTACGCATCTCCGGCGAAGAATGGGGATGTATTACCACCGATGAGGAATACGAAAATTATAAACTCATTATGGAGTTCAAATGGGGCGAAATGACATTTGGTTCCCGTAAAAATGCAGCACGCGATAATGGATTACTTTTTCATTCCGTGGGTGAAGATGGCGGCTATTCAGGTATCTGGATGCGCTCTATCGAATGTAATATCATCGAAGGCGGCGTCGGCGACTTTATTGTCGTGGGGGATGGCACAGATGCTTTCTCCATCACCAGTCCGGTTGCCAAAGAACGTCACGGCACGACTCCTGTTTACCAGAAAGGCGGTGAACTCGTGACAGTCAATAAAGGGCGTATCAATTGGTGGGGAAGAGACCCGAACTGGAAAGACGTTTTAGGCTTCCGTGGCGCGAAGGATGTAGACAAACCTGTAGGTGAGTGGAACAAATTAGAATGTGTGGTTAAAGGCGATAAAATCGACATCTACGTTAATGGCAAACTCGTAAACCAAGCCATCAACGTTCGACCTTCAAAAGGAAAGATTCAAGTGCAGTCGGAAGGCGCAGAAATGTTTGTTCGCCGACTGGATATGATCCCATTGAAAGCTGGTAAAATATAA